The Corallococcus caeni genome includes a region encoding these proteins:
- a CDS encoding adenylate/guanylate cyclase domain-containing protein → MQRLRIHSSGRRFLHRLGFSLVMAALFGCLLGLLVSQRVTGPTRPDDTPAPLLSPSGFIDGISVWLDGGERVFYDWRIRQLGEVSERSDRVVLVSIDDDTLAEAQQGPRADIAAYPWPRQVMGGMVHRLMEEGASVVMLDFAYPELSPRACVTPTRSGRGALSQDDDALRALLDQDSGHSVLAFRWGAEGTRTLPPTGRLWPYRVRLGSYPGVTEARARAQSVLALQRPAFLIPAGKGLEVWAGVADEGEGRNLGEQLGTAAASIQERRAADDAFRVAPSDLFLALASVQVQGLDPEKLPEVRQLQHPVTPLLSPASGYGATTLPADPDGVVRGVPHLVAYSPRGGERYVLPSLPLAAAMRLAGTQKLRYAEGRLYIGDKYSIPMDASGYSLLRWEAPSATRGARGPLARSIRAWNVLLNLFDTQEARPARFDHDLDGRAVILTNTSSYAPERRVTPIGPGIANGAVLGQALANILASDGITRAPPKVDMLATMGLAFIGAFLALSCSWLLRSVGGAFLFVCVAVAAGAGYVGAAGYVFVHDKLWIAVAGPLWSGGLAFLVTTIYAFRTEQDVREFVHSALGRYVSPEVARLVARDVSLMKPERRQMTVYLCDIEGFTRLSQALPPEQLVPLLNTFLTEMTAVVRATVGQVDKYIGDSVLAFWGAPVRTDRHAHLACEAALKLQAALAQKQPLWEKQFGHRLAVRAGIDTGDLLVGDMGSELKSHYTVMGDAVGMAGRLEAANKEYGTQVLVGQTTAQLASDAYVFREVDRVLLRDRPQPVRVHELLGRRGEFSQEKQAGMALYEKALIAYYGRDFLVAQELFRRCTVEHGDTVARVYVQRCQRLIQTPPPADWDGVIRWGRRSTDSR, encoded by the coding sequence GTGCAACGCCTCCGCATCCACTCCTCCGGCCGCCGCTTCCTCCACCGGCTCGGCTTCTCGCTCGTCATGGCGGCCCTGTTCGGCTGCCTGCTGGGCCTGCTCGTCTCCCAGCGCGTCACAGGCCCCACGCGGCCGGACGACACACCCGCCCCCCTGCTGTCGCCCTCCGGCTTCATCGACGGCATCTCCGTGTGGCTCGACGGCGGCGAACGCGTCTTCTACGACTGGCGCATCCGCCAGCTCGGCGAGGTCTCCGAGCGCTCCGACCGCGTGGTGCTCGTCTCGATCGACGACGACACGCTCGCCGAAGCCCAGCAGGGCCCCCGCGCGGACATCGCCGCGTACCCGTGGCCGCGCCAGGTGATGGGCGGCATGGTCCACCGGCTGATGGAGGAGGGCGCCTCCGTGGTGATGCTGGACTTCGCCTACCCGGAGCTCAGCCCCCGCGCCTGCGTCACCCCCACGCGCTCCGGCCGGGGCGCCCTGTCCCAGGACGACGACGCGCTCCGGGCCCTGCTGGACCAGGACTCCGGCCACTCCGTGCTCGCCTTCCGCTGGGGCGCCGAGGGCACCCGCACGCTGCCCCCCACCGGCCGCCTGTGGCCTTACAGGGTCCGCCTGGGCAGCTACCCCGGCGTCACCGAGGCCCGCGCCCGCGCCCAGTCCGTGCTCGCCCTCCAGCGCCCCGCGTTCCTCATCCCCGCCGGCAAGGGCCTGGAGGTCTGGGCCGGCGTCGCGGACGAGGGCGAGGGCCGCAACCTGGGCGAGCAGCTGGGCACCGCCGCCGCGTCCATCCAGGAGCGCCGCGCCGCGGACGATGCCTTCCGCGTCGCGCCGTCGGACCTCTTCCTCGCCCTGGCCTCCGTGCAGGTGCAGGGGTTGGATCCGGAGAAGCTCCCGGAGGTGCGCCAGCTCCAGCACCCGGTGACGCCGCTGCTCAGCCCGGCCAGCGGCTACGGCGCCACCACGCTGCCCGCGGACCCCGACGGCGTGGTGCGCGGCGTGCCCCACCTCGTCGCGTACAGCCCGCGCGGCGGTGAGCGCTATGTCCTGCCCTCGCTGCCCCTGGCCGCCGCCATGCGGCTCGCGGGCACGCAGAAGCTGCGGTACGCGGAGGGGCGCCTGTACATCGGGGACAAGTACTCCATCCCCATGGACGCGTCCGGCTACAGCCTCCTGCGCTGGGAGGCCCCGTCCGCCACGCGGGGCGCGCGCGGCCCGCTCGCCCGTTCCATCCGCGCGTGGAACGTGCTGCTCAACCTCTTCGACACGCAGGAGGCGCGGCCCGCCCGCTTCGACCACGACCTGGACGGCCGCGCCGTCATCCTCACCAACACCAGCAGCTACGCGCCCGAGCGGCGGGTGACGCCCATTGGCCCGGGCATCGCCAACGGCGCCGTGCTGGGCCAGGCGCTCGCCAACATCCTCGCGTCGGACGGCATCACCCGCGCGCCGCCGAAGGTGGACATGCTCGCCACCATGGGGCTGGCGTTCATCGGCGCGTTCCTGGCGCTGTCCTGCAGCTGGCTCTTGCGCTCCGTGGGCGGCGCCTTCCTCTTCGTCTGCGTGGCCGTGGCCGCGGGGGCGGGCTACGTGGGCGCGGCGGGGTACGTCTTCGTCCACGACAAGCTGTGGATCGCCGTGGCCGGCCCGCTGTGGTCCGGCGGGCTCGCGTTCCTCGTGACGACGATCTACGCCTTCCGCACCGAGCAGGACGTGCGCGAGTTCGTCCACAGCGCGCTGGGCCGCTACGTGAGCCCGGAGGTGGCGCGGCTGGTGGCGCGCGACGTGAGCCTGATGAAGCCGGAGCGCCGGCAGATGACGGTGTACCTCTGCGACATCGAGGGCTTCACCCGCCTGTCGCAGGCCCTGCCGCCGGAGCAGCTGGTGCCGCTGCTCAACACCTTCCTCACGGAGATGACGGCCGTGGTGCGCGCCACGGTGGGGCAGGTGGACAAGTACATCGGCGACTCGGTGCTGGCCTTCTGGGGCGCGCCCGTGCGCACGGACCGCCACGCGCACCTGGCCTGTGAGGCCGCGCTGAAGCTCCAGGCGGCGCTCGCGCAGAAGCAGCCCCTCTGGGAGAAGCAGTTCGGCCACCGGCTGGCCGTGCGCGCCGGCATCGACACGGGCGACCTGCTGGTGGGCGACATGGGCAGCGAGCTCAAGTCCCACTACACCGTCATGGGCGACGCGGTGGGCATGGCCGGCCGGCTGGAGGCGGCCAACAAGGAGTACGGCACCCAGGTGCTGGTGGGGCAGACCACCGCGCAGCTCGCCAGCGACGCGTACGTCTTCCGCGAGGTGGACCGCGTGCTCCTGCGCGACCGTCCCCAGCCCGTCCGCGTGCACGAGCTGCTGGGCCGCCGGGGCGAGTTCTCCCAGGAGAAGCAGGCGGGCATGGCCCTCTACGAGAAGGCCCTCATCGCCTA
- a CDS encoding DUF3618 domain-containing protein has translation MAASNGHLPRTSAALREEIERTRADLATSVSALRVEVAEVTDWRQWVRKHPYACVGGAFLVGYLVGSRR, from the coding sequence ATGGCCGCTAGCAATGGACACCTGCCGCGCACGAGCGCGGCGCTTCGCGAGGAAATCGAGCGCACCCGGGCCGACCTGGCCACGTCGGTGAGCGCGCTCCGGGTGGAGGTGGCGGAGGTCACCGACTGGCGTCAGTGGGTGCGCAAGCATCCCTATGCCTGCGTGGGCGGCGCCTTCCTCGTCGGTTACCTGGTGGGCTCGCGGCGCTGA
- a CDS encoding phage holin family protein produces MHVGSEQTDRGVAALVGRMADGFSRLVTQHLQLARVELAEDAKAMGLDVASIAVFVPFLLVGYAFVCGALAAVLAPWTGWAGALAIVGALNLVGGGLGILRAVKRMKSRQMMDDSVSELSRSMAALTTARPQVAAAPGVNTLKDTTGMAFKEPRDGR; encoded by the coding sequence ATGCACGTGGGCAGTGAACAGACGGATCGCGGCGTCGCCGCGCTCGTCGGGCGCATGGCGGACGGCTTCAGTCGGTTGGTGACGCAGCACCTCCAGCTGGCGCGGGTGGAGTTGGCGGAGGACGCGAAGGCCATGGGCCTGGACGTGGCGAGCATCGCCGTGTTCGTGCCCTTCCTCCTCGTGGGGTACGCCTTCGTCTGCGGGGCGCTGGCGGCCGTGCTCGCTCCGTGGACGGGGTGGGCGGGTGCGCTGGCCATCGTGGGCGCGCTGAACCTGGTGGGCGGTGGCCTGGGCATCCTTCGCGCGGTGAAGCGGATGAAGTCGCGCCAGATGATGGATGACAGCGTGAGCGAGCTGTCGCGCAGCATGGCGGCGCTCACCACGGCCCGCCCGCAGGTGGCGGCGGCGCCCGGGGTGAACACGCTCAAGGACACGACGGGAATGGCTTTCAAGGAGCCGCGGGATGGCCGCTAG
- a CDS encoding endonuclease/exonuclease/phosphatase family protein encodes MELTLVSYNIHSGIGVDGAFDLERVGAVLREVNADIVALQEVGDFRGKTPREDQPEHLAQMLGLHMAFGPNVVRNGRRYGNAILSRLPVLKSKNYDLSVHGREPRGALRCDLDLGGGKQLHVFCLHLGLSVSERRRQESLLLSADLLRDAARKDPMVVCGDFNSWGNGPVSSLVREAIHDAAFELGAAARTYPTRLPLFRLDRIYVDSGVRPVSVTPHRSPLSRVASDHLPLVMRFEAPISVQPPVAPPVQLIG; translated from the coding sequence GTGGAGCTGACCCTGGTCTCCTACAACATCCACTCCGGCATCGGCGTGGACGGAGCTTTCGACCTGGAGCGCGTGGGCGCGGTGCTCCGCGAGGTGAACGCGGACATCGTCGCCCTGCAGGAGGTGGGGGACTTCCGGGGCAAGACGCCCCGGGAGGACCAGCCCGAGCACCTGGCGCAGATGCTCGGGCTGCACATGGCCTTCGGTCCCAACGTGGTCCGCAACGGCCGCCGCTACGGCAACGCCATCCTCAGCCGGCTGCCGGTGCTCAAGTCGAAGAACTACGACCTGAGCGTGCACGGGCGCGAGCCCCGGGGCGCGTTGCGGTGCGACCTGGACCTGGGCGGGGGCAAGCAGCTGCACGTCTTCTGCCTCCACCTGGGCCTGTCCGTGAGTGAGCGGCGGCGGCAGGAGTCGCTCCTGCTGTCCGCCGACCTGCTCCGCGACGCGGCCCGCAAGGACCCCATGGTGGTGTGTGGGGATTTCAACTCCTGGGGCAACGGGCCGGTGTCCTCGCTGGTGCGCGAGGCCATCCACGACGCCGCGTTCGAGCTGGGCGCCGCCGCGCGCACGTACCCCACGCGGCTGCCCCTGTTCCGGTTGGATCGCATCTACGTGGACTCGGGCGTGCGGCCGGTGTCGGTGACGCCGCACCGCTCGCCCTTGAGCCGGGTGGCGTCGGACCACCTGCCCCTGGTGATGCGCTTCGAGGCCCCCATCTCCGTGCAGCCGCCGGTCGCGCCTCCGGTGCAGCTGATCGGCTAG